The Pseudanabaena sp. FACHB-2040 genome includes a window with the following:
- a CDS encoding GlsB/YeaQ/YmgE family stress response membrane protein, with protein sequence MNILAWIVLGLIAGAIAKAIYPGRQGGGILGTLILGIIGAFVGGSLYSLLTTGTFALTATGLSIGGIVVAILGAIVALFIYYAVTSRSAA encoded by the coding sequence ATGAATATTCTGGCTTGGATCGTTTTAGGTTTGATTGCTGGTGCTATTGCTAAAGCTATTTACCCCGGTCGTCAGGGTGGTGGCATTCTAGGCACCCTGATTCTGGGTATCATCGGTGCTTTTGTGGGAGGCTCGCTGTACAGCCTGTTGACCACAGGAACGTTTGCTCTAACTGCAACTGGTTTGAGCATCGGCGGTATCGTCGTAGCTATTTTGGGTGCTATTGTAGCCCTGTTCATTTACTATGCTGTGACCAGCCGCAGTGCTGCTTAA
- a CDS encoding glycosyltransferase family 39 protein: MPLLKSGSLLKSGVLRWGLPFLGVLLLLRLIFWGSTFPNPDEAYYWLWGQHPGFSYYDHPPFHAWVQGLFAAVLGRSRLALRLPNLVSNGLLLGTYFQICRYLYRDRAVNVFWVVVLLLASSPLFFLFLALAWHDHWLVTFSVISSFAFVRFVDGYLADGRGEGRWLYGAALFLGLAGLCKYNAIFVGLGFLVVIALDRRLRSLLLDPRLYGSVAIALFTLSPILIWNWQNDFFSFRFYADRTAGQGDLQINLLQPLVFLLLCGLILGPVHAWSLGRWVQRRLTVREKTPVAESVYSSVALAIFLVSTGAFTALSLVSVAYYYWNILAYPLLFPLAAGHFLPGATDPPTPTPLRQKRLLLSAQLIGITVAGTLIFHYTVVPLTALISGVVDPDSAALYSWDAIATQVKTQAEPLDNPLLLTTDYRSAGALAYQLNDPTVMAISGRLDQFDFWYDRDTMQGRDAVLLGEDWHPICPIHLAMFERTDPPEKLEVKRLGVTLQTYTLMRGYGFQAGPTDTYPLQPDYPLAFTSDGEICASN, encoded by the coding sequence ATGCCCCTGCTGAAATCTGGGTCTTTGCTAAAATCTGGCGTGTTGCGCTGGGGTCTGCCGTTTTTGGGGGTTTTGCTGCTGCTGCGGTTGATCTTTTGGGGCAGCACCTTTCCCAACCCCGATGAGGCTTACTACTGGCTGTGGGGCCAGCACCCAGGTTTTTCGTACTACGACCATCCGCCTTTTCATGCCTGGGTGCAGGGGTTGTTTGCAGCTGTTTTGGGGCGCTCTCGACTAGCGCTGCGGCTGCCCAACCTGGTCAGCAACGGGCTATTGCTGGGCACCTACTTTCAGATCTGCCGCTACCTGTATCGCGACAGGGCAGTGAATGTATTTTGGGTCGTCGTGCTGCTGCTGGCCTCATCGCCGCTATTTTTTCTATTTCTGGCATTGGCCTGGCATGACCATTGGCTAGTCACTTTTTCTGTAATTAGTAGCTTTGCCTTTGTACGCTTCGTTGATGGCTATTTGGCTGATGGTCGGGGAGAGGGGCGTTGGCTCTATGGGGCAGCTCTGTTTTTAGGGCTGGCGGGGCTATGTAAGTACAATGCGATTTTTGTTGGGCTGGGTTTCTTGGTTGTGATTGCCCTTGATCGGCGGTTGCGATCGCTCCTACTTGACCCGCGTCTCTATGGGTCGGTTGCGATCGCACTCTTCACCCTCTCGCCTATCTTGATCTGGAACTGGCAAAACGATTTTTTCTCTTTTCGCTTTTATGCTGACCGCACAGCAGGTCAGGGCGATCTGCAAATCAATTTGCTGCAGCCACTGGTCTTTTTGCTGCTGTGCGGGCTCATTTTGGGGCCAGTTCACGCCTGGAGCTTGGGGCGGTGGGTGCAGCGGCGGTTGACGGTCAGGGAAAAGACCCCAGTGGCAGAGTCTGTATACAGTTCAGTGGCGCTGGCGATTTTTCTAGTCTCTACAGGGGCTTTTACTGCCCTCTCGCTGGTTTCAGTGGCTTACTACTACTGGAATATTCTGGCCTACCCGCTGCTGTTTCCTCTAGCTGCCGGTCATTTTTTGCCTGGGGCAACAGATCCTCCAACGCCCACACCCCTACGGCAAAAACGCCTGCTTCTGAGCGCTCAACTGATCGGCATTACCGTAGCCGGGACACTGATCTTTCACTACACCGTGGTGCCGCTGACGGCACTGATCAGTGGCGTGGTCGATCCTGACAGTGCGGCGCTGTATAGCTGGGATGCGATCGCAACTCAAGTCAAAACCCAAGCCGAGCCCCTAGACAATCCGCTGCTGCTGACCACCGACTATCGCTCTGCGGGTGCCCTGGCTTATCAGCTCAACGACCCTACGGTGATGGCGATCTCAGGGCGGCTTGATCAGTTTGATTTCTGGTACGACCGCGACACCATGCAGGGCCGAGATGCGGTGCTGCTGGGGGAAGATTGGCACCCGATCTGCCCGATTCATCTAGCCATGTTTGAGCGCACCGATCCGCCCGAAAAGCTTGAGGTCAAGCGGCTGGGCGTGACTCTGCAAACCTACACGCTGATGAGGGGGTACGGCTTTCAGGCAGGGCCAACTGATACCTATCCACTACAGCCAGACTATCCCCTCGCGTTTACCAGTGATGGAGAAATTTGCGCCTCCAATTGA
- a CDS encoding right-handed parallel beta-helix repeat-containing protein encodes MNYSHLFKAFRAPLFLALVLAALQEQPAAAQLPESPIRPEAAPTAEPVVSFQPFSLQLLEDSVVSPMTAGRPASLRVAFPPELAQAEPVEGDLEFLRVGLRVGAGYTTSGGSFPALGRFEAFVPLWQEPGERLGFLEGRLAVNADENLGGSLLLGYRGYNADANRVRGGYLAVDGRGTRFNDYFEVGTGYESLGETWDFRFNAYLPLGNSQRVINDINVDTGVQTSTRFQGNLLLLETQRQQQRLLQTETALGGFDAEAGYRLAHWDEGDLRGFGGVYLLGAPGFPSYLGWRLRLASNITPNFNAGVALQEDGLFGTRLVFSIGATFPGIRPQGPIAEADTVRARLGEPTVRLPEIAIAYQEDSFFTSEQTSQPLMNPEEDQPYWFQHVTLGTGGGDGTFENPFGAVQSALNTTRQDGNDVVYINGDSDITIPAFTIPERVQVLSQGPRQFLAALPFPSFAPATARLPFSPTANYTDGIVVELPFSGDGNFPRIENGVTLGNRTVLAGFRVENAAGNAITGSNIRNVELRNNTLTNPAERGIFLNDVGGSVVLFDNTVTGAAGTSPGSGQGILIRNTTTLNSNEVTIAGYRADNNRVGIELTAAGNLFPAEVPNQVIAIGPSSPVNTSIGTSGGIAVNNSASGNREQGILIQANTLGSQEVAIEGAAISSNGAAGLEIVSGTPGGGLTAFQEVQIRESAIANNTGAGIRIEANETAEQEFNIDGNQIINNGGAGIDSVSRNSSIQEFVAKPEIDSQGIGSNIITGNGGPGIVVSSTNADVLLLEASQNTFGNNASGSPDLQVSSNNSARTCAVVFNNTGATVLEFNNNSSLVYQISNLSTLSFDNGGAAVTLTPSPATFTEISSRTCL; translated from the coding sequence ATGAATTACTCCCACCTCTTTAAGGCCTTTAGGGCTCCCCTATTTCTGGCGCTGGTGCTGGCGGCTCTTCAGGAGCAGCCTGCTGCCGCTCAACTGCCAGAAAGCCCAATCCGTCCTGAAGCTGCCCCCACTGCTGAACCCGTTGTCAGCTTTCAGCCCTTTTCCCTGCAGCTGCTGGAGGACAGTGTTGTTAGCCCAATGACCGCGGGGCGACCGGCCTCTCTACGGGTGGCCTTTCCCCCGGAGCTGGCTCAGGCTGAGCCTGTCGAGGGTGATCTAGAGTTTCTTCGTGTTGGGCTTAGAGTGGGCGCTGGATACACCACCTCTGGGGGCAGTTTTCCGGCCTTGGGCCGATTCGAGGCGTTTGTGCCGCTGTGGCAGGAACCCGGTGAGCGCTTAGGCTTTTTGGAGGGGCGGCTGGCTGTTAATGCTGATGAGAATCTAGGGGGAAGTTTGCTGCTAGGCTACCGGGGCTACAATGCCGACGCCAACCGGGTGCGGGGTGGATATCTGGCAGTTGATGGTCGCGGCACTCGCTTTAACGACTATTTTGAGGTTGGCACTGGCTACGAGAGTTTGGGAGAGACCTGGGACTTTCGCTTTAATGCCTACTTGCCTCTGGGTAACTCGCAGCGAGTGATTAACGATATCAATGTCGATACGGGGGTACAGACCTCTACTCGCTTTCAGGGTAACCTGCTGCTGCTAGAAACTCAGCGGCAGCAGCAGCGGCTTTTGCAGACAGAAACGGCCCTGGGTGGGTTTGATGCCGAGGCTGGCTACCGGCTGGCTCATTGGGACGAAGGCGACCTGCGCGGCTTCGGCGGTGTTTATCTGCTCGGGGCTCCAGGGTTTCCCAGCTATCTAGGCTGGCGGCTGCGGCTGGCCTCAAACATTACGCCTAACTTTAATGCTGGGGTAGCGCTTCAAGAGGACGGCCTGTTTGGCACCCGCTTGGTGTTCTCCATTGGCGCGACTTTTCCCGGTATCCGGCCCCAAGGCCCTATTGCTGAAGCGGATACTGTGCGGGCTCGCTTAGGAGAACCGACGGTACGGCTGCCAGAAATTGCGATCGCATACCAAGAAGACTCTTTCTTCACGAGTGAACAGACTTCCCAACCGCTGATGAACCCGGAGGAGGACCAGCCCTACTGGTTCCAGCACGTCACGCTGGGAACCGGCGGTGGCGATGGCACCTTTGAAAATCCCTTTGGCGCAGTCCAGTCAGCTCTCAACACCACCCGGCAAGACGGCAACGATGTAGTCTACATCAACGGCGATAGCGACATTACCATCCCTGCTTTCACCATTCCTGAGCGGGTGCAGGTGCTCTCTCAAGGCCCCCGACAGTTTCTGGCCGCATTGCCTTTTCCCAGCTTTGCTCCGGCCACTGCCCGACTGCCCTTTTCACCCACCGCTAACTACACAGATGGCATTGTGGTGGAGCTGCCCTTTTCGGGAGACGGCAACTTTCCCCGCATTGAAAATGGGGTGACCTTGGGCAACCGCACAGTGCTCGCGGGCTTTCGGGTAGAAAATGCCGCTGGCAACGCCATCACCGGCAGCAATATTCGCAATGTGGAGCTGCGAAACAATACCCTCACCAATCCGGCTGAACGCGGCATTTTTTTGAACGACGTGGGCGGCAGTGTGGTGCTGTTTGACAATACGGTGACTGGGGCTGCCGGAACGAGCCCTGGTTCCGGTCAGGGTATCTTGATTCGCAATACAACGACCCTCAACAGCAACGAGGTTACCATTGCGGGCTACCGGGCTGACAACAACCGGGTCGGCATTGAACTAACGGCAGCAGGCAACCTGTTTCCAGCGGAAGTGCCAAACCAGGTCATTGCTATTGGCCCCAGTAGCCCGGTTAACACCAGCATTGGCACCAGTGGCGGGATCGCCGTCAACAATAGTGCTAGCGGCAATCGTGAGCAGGGCATCTTAATTCAGGCCAATACGTTGGGCAGCCAGGAAGTGGCAATCGAGGGTGCAGCTATCAGCAGCAACGGGGCAGCGGGCCTGGAGATCGTCAGCGGCACACCAGGAGGAGGCCTGACCGCGTTTCAGGAGGTGCAGATTCGAGAGAGTGCGATCGCAAACAACACTGGCGCAGGCATTCGCATCGAAGCCAACGAAACCGCTGAGCAGGAATTTAATATCGACGGCAACCAGATTATCAACAATGGCGGTGCTGGCATCGATAGCGTTTCGCGCAACTCTTCTATTCAAGAGTTTGTCGCCAAGCCGGAGATTGATTCTCAAGGTATTGGCAGTAACATCATCACAGGAAATGGTGGCCCTGGCATTGTAGTCAGCAGCACTAATGCCGATGTGCTCTTGCTTGAAGCCAGCCAAAATACCTTTGGTAACAATGCGAGCGGTAGCCCGGATTTGCAGGTCAGCTCTAACAATTCGGCCCGTACCTGCGCCGTTGTTTTCAACAACACTGGGGCTACCGTGCTGGAGTTTAACAACAACTCTAGCCTGGTCTACCAAATCAGTAACTTGAGCACTTTGTCTTTTGATAACGGCGGGGCAGCAGTGACCTTAACCCCCTCACCAGCAACCTTTACCGAGATTAGTTCCCGCACCTGCCTTTGA